The Mariluticola halotolerans nucleotide sequence GCGATGATCATGGTCACCACCTCGGGCACAGCGGTGCGCTTGCGCCGGCTCTAGTTCGCATTCACCAAAATCTGCATGCGTGATGGCGTGAGCGGGGAAACGCCGTTATCATTGCGCGCATGAAAATTCGGGACGCGGATAGATTTAATATTGGCCGCCGCCGGCTCCTTGCGGGCTTGGGGGCAGTTATGGTTGGCCGCCCGGTTTCGGCGCTGGCGCAAGCCGGGCTTGATGGCCGGGATCTCGCGCTGATGCCGGATTCGGGCACGGACCAGAGTGCGGCTGTGCAACTGGCGGTCAACACTGCCGCCGAACGCGGCCTGCCGCTGATGTTGCCCGGCGGCAATTATATTGCCTCGAATATTGTCTTGCCCTCCAACCTGAAGCTTTCTGGCGTCCCCGGCGCCACTGTGCTGCATGCGGTGGGGAACGCGCCCATACTGACCGGGGACGGGCAGCAGGATATCATCATCGAGGATATCTCCTTCAGGGGCACCAGTGCGGCGGCAGACCCTGCCGACTTGCTGCAGTTCCGGGCCATATCGAATTTGCACCTGAGCCGGCTCGACCTGCAAAAAGCGGGCAGCAACGGGATTTATGCCGAAATTTGTCAGGGCATGATTGTGGATTGCAGTTTATCCGGTTTCGGGCGCAGCGCCATTCACGTGCAAAACAGCATCGACATGACCCTTGCGCACAACACTATCCGGGATTGCGCCAATGGCGGCATCAGGGTGTGGCGTTATGAAAACGGCCGGGATGGCACACTGGTCACCGGCAATAATATTTCCGGCATCGGCTCCCAGTCGGGCAATGGACAAAACGGCAATGGCATCAATATTTTCCGCGCCGACGATGTGATTGTTGCAGAGAACAATATCACCGACTGCGCCTTTTCGGCGATCCGGGCCAATAGCACCAATAATGCGCTGATACAGGGCAATATCTGCACGCACAGCCAGGAAGTGGCGATCTTTTCCGAGTTTGCTTTTACCGGCTCTATTGTTTCGGGCAATCTGATCGATGAGGCGGCACAGGGTATTTCGATTACCAATTTCGATTCCGGCGGGCGGCTTGCGGTCGTATCGGACAATATCGTGCGCAATATCTGGCCATCATCGCCAACCAATCCTGACACCAGCCCGGTGGGCATTTTTGCCGAAGCGGATACAGCGATCAGCGGCAATGTGGTTGAGAATGTGCCCGGCTTTGGCATCCTTGCCGGATGGGGGCCTTATTTGCGCAATGTGCTGGTGAGCAACAATATCGTGCGCGAGACCGAGGCAGGGATTGGGGTGAGCGTTGCCGAGGGTGCGGGCACGGCGCGCATTGCCGGCAACCTGATTTCGGACGCCAAGCAGGCGGCGATTATTGGCATGGCCTGGCGCGATCCGGTAGGCACTGATTTAAGCACGAAGCCCGATCAGTTTCCCCAGGTCAGCGTTGCGGGCAATACTGTCAGCTAGATCAGCGGATAGGCCGCGTCTGTCGCGGTCACTTTGCCAACCTCAAGCTTGCGCCAGTTGAACATGCGATGCCCAGCCTGTTTTTCCAGCTCAGCGCGTTCTGCCTCGTTTGGATGGGCAATCGCCAACAGCAATGCCGACACAACAACTTCTGCCGCCTTCATATTGCCGTCGTCGATTTTGAGCGCGAAGCCGAGGCCGCTGTCCCGAACCGCGCCACAAAAGACCCCTTCGGCACCAATCTTGAGCATAAGCCGCCCCTCAAAGGCGGTCATTACGTTGGTATCGAGCGTGTCAGAGCCCCGGACCAGGAACGGGTTGTTGCTGGCGGCGGCAAAAATGCGCTGCGATGCGCTGGCGATTTCCGGGCACAGGCCCGTGCCAGCGTTCATACGGGCAAAGCCTTGCGCAAAAGCGCGTATGGGCGCGGCCCAGGTGGGGATGGAACAGCCATCCGTGCCGCAACGGTCCGTGGTCAGAGATTCGCCGATGACTTCCTCAACCCCGGCCCGCACGAGCTGCTGCACGGCGTGATCGCGGCTGGTATAGTTTTCGATCGGGACATCGAGCGCTTTGGCCACCGCCAGCATGCCGGCATGCTTGCCGGAACAATTATTGACAATGGCCGTGGGTTTTTCGCCTGAGGCGAACAGGGCCTTGCGGGCATCGGGATTGGTGGGCGCATGTGCGCCGCATTCCAGGTCTTCAATTGTGCAGCCGATTTTATCGAGCATGCGCTGAACACCGGCGACGTGGCCAGGCTCGCCATCGTGCGAGGCGCAGGCAAGCGCAATCGCCTCATCGTCGAGCCCGAATTTTTCGACTGCACCGGACTGAAACAGCGCCAAAGCCTGCATCGATTTGATGGCAGAGCGCGGGAAAATCGCGCGCTCAATATCACCGGATGAGGCAATGACTTTACCGCTGGAATCAGCGACACAATAAGCACCACGATGGATGTTTTCGATCCAGTTACCGCGCACAACTTCGGCCAGGACAGGATTGGCTTGCATTAAAAATCCCCCGCTTCTGCGGTCACATGGACCGGAAAAGCGGGGTAAAGTCAACGGAGGTCAGTGGTTAAGTTCCGGCAGATCAATCTGTGTAAGGGTTGTGGAGCGTGAGGTAACGGGCGTTTACCCAGCCCTGCTGGTGATTGCGCTCGACCTTGCACCAGTCGGAGGCGTTTTCAACCTTCACGCACCGTTCAACCCAGACCCAGGTTTTCGGCTTCAGGGCACCGGTCTTTTTGGAATAGGCGGCGGGCCATTTGCGGATATTGAGCTGGTCCCACCAGGCAACCCCTGTGACCTGGGCTTTCTGATCCACATTATACCCGGCGGCAGAAGCAGGCGTGATGGCGAAAGCGGCTGCACTGACAATGATCATGCCGGCCAATGTTGCAACAAGCAGTCTTTCGTGATGCGGTTTCATATGTCTTCTCCCCTCCGGGTTGCGTCCTGATGTTGTCCGCAATTTAGGCACGCTGCCTTGAACCGATGCTGAGACCGCCGTTCAGCCAGCGTTCATCAAAAAATCGGCAGCCGATCCGCTTGTTTTTGACCGTCCAGGTGCTAGATTAACGTTCAACCAAGCAAAAATGAGAGAAGATGAGCACATGCCAAAAGTGGTGGTGACGGGCGGATATGGCAAACTGGGGCGTGCCTGTGTGCGCGACCTGATGGCGCATGGCTATGACGTTCTCAATATCGACATTGCGGGACCTCGCGACCAGCAGAGCCCTTTTGTGCGGGTAGACCTGACGGATTATGGGCAGGTTTATGCCGCTCTCAGCGGCGGCATTGACGAGCACCCCGGCCCGGTGGATGCCGTGGTGCACCTGGCGGCCATTCCTGCGCCGGGCATGAACCCGAATGCCGCGATTTTCAAAAACAACGTTCCCTCAAGCTATAACGTGTTTGAGGCCGCCCGGCGCGCGGGCATCAAGAATGTGGTGTTCGCCTCAAGCGAAACCGTGCTCGGCCTGCCCTTTGATACACCGCCCCCTTACGTGCCGGTGGACGAGGAATATTTCCCGCGGCCCGAGAGCGCCTATTCGCTGGGCAAGCTGCTGGATGAGACAATGGCGGCGCAATATTGCCGTTGGGACCCGGCGCTGAAAATGGCCGGCTTGCGCTTCTCCAATGTCATGGACCCCGAAGACTATGCCGCCTTCCCCGATTTTGACAAAGATGCGCACTTACGGAAGTGGAATTTGTGGGCCTATATCGACGCGCGCGATGGCGCGCAGTGCATTCGACGGGCGCTGGAAACCGATTTTACCGGTTTTGAAGCCTTTATTGTTGCCAATGCCGACGGGGTGATGACCCGGCCGAATGCCGACCTTATGGCTGAAGTTTTTCCCGATGTGCCAGCGAAACGGCCGCTTGATCCGCATGAAACGCTTTTGTCGATCGACAAGGCACGCCGGATGCTTGGCTATCAGCCTGAGCACAGCTGGCGATCAGAAACTTAAATGTTTTTAATGTTTTATATGTTTTTTACCGTAAGTGGTGACATATCGACCAACTGGTCAACCATGTGAAAGACCACGAAAGGACTTGCCAAACGGGCGCGCTCCATTTCGCGAAAATGCCATGTTTACTGGGTGTTGCGCGAGGAACACGCTCGTTTAGAATGTTCATCAAAGTCGTCTTGAGGCATTGACTAGTGTTCGTCACTGGTCAATTGTGCGGCGAATATGAAAGGACTCAGCTTGCGAGCGGAGTGCCCTGATTATCGATGAGGACACATTCCGACTTATTGGCGCGGATCATTTTTAAGCCGCCTATATAGTGGGGTATGCATCGTAATCGGGTGTTCGTTGAGTGTCGGTCTTTAGTTGCCGGACGTTTATTCTGAACTAATTGATTTCTAGATTTTTATTTTCGGGGGAACTGAATTCATCATGGGCATAATTCGTCACGGTCTGGTGGGGTTGCTGATGACAACCGCACTTATGTCTCCGAGCCTTTCATACGCGCTTTCGCTGAAAGACGCTGTTGGCGTTGCCATGGAAACCAATCCGGAAATCGGCCAGGCGGTTCAGAATCGTGAGGCGACCGAATTTGAATTGAAGCAGGCGCTGGGGCTTTACATGCCGCGGGTCGACCTTGAAGCGTCCACCGGCATCCAGCGGCTCGACAACTCCTCCCGGCGCGGTGCCGGGATCGAGAACGACCCGCTGTATCCCACAGAGATCGGTGTGGTTGCGACCTATGACATTCTTGACGGCGGGTTCCGCGAGTCCGAGGCGCACCGCCAGGCGGCGCGAATTGACAGCGCTTCCTTCCGCGTTCTTGAGCGCAGTGAACTGACCGCGCTGGAAGTTGCCCGGCTTTATTTCGAGATTTTGCTGCAGGGCCAGATTGTTGAACTGGCGCGCGAGAATCTCTCGTTTCACGAATCAACGCTCGGCAATGTGAGCGATGCAATTACCAATGGTCAGTTGACCGAGGCGGATCGCCAGCAGGCGACCGAGCGGCGCGCCGCAGCCAAAGCCTCCGTATTGCAGGCCCAGGAAGCGTTGGAAGCCGCCAAGATCGGCTTTGAAAAGCAGGTTGGCGCCAAGTTCACCCGGGCGGCATTGCCGAGCCGTGTTGGCCGTTATCTGCCCCCCAGCCTGAGCCGCGCGATTGAAGTTGCCCGGCAGAATAACCCGCGCGTGCGCATTGCTTCCGCTGATCTTGACGCCGCGGCGGCAATGGTCGACCAGGCAAGTGGCGCCCGGGGCCCCAAACTTTCGCTTGAAGGCCGCGCCAAGGTTGGCAGCGATATTTCAGGCACGGCGACTTACACGACCGACCTGCAGGGTCGGCTTGTGTTGCGCTGGAACATTTTTGACGGCGGCATCAAGGATGCCAAGGTTCAGGAAAACATCCGCCGCGAGAGCGAAGCCATGTATGCCCAGAAGCAGGCTGGCCGTGAAGTTGACGAGGCCGTGCGCGTTTCCTGGGACCGTATTCACAAACAGGGTGCGCTGGCTGCTCAGTACAATGAACAGCTTTCCGCTTCCAACGGACTGGTCTCGTCCTATCGTGAGCAGTTCACCATCGGTCAGCGTTCACTTCTCGACGTGCTCGATGCGCAGAACACCCGTTACAATGTGCAGGTTCTGGCCCGGACAGCTTCCTATAGCGCCCGGTTTGCCGAGTACCGCTTGATGGCTGCCACAGGCACGCTGCTTTCCTATCTGGGATTGGCTGGACCGGAACAGGCAACTGCCTATGCCCGCGAAATGCTGCACACGCCTTCTGCAGCCGATGCGCCGCCGCGTGACGTGAAGCCGATCGATTTCAAGTCTCCGCTAGACCTGACAGCCTTCGTGAAATGATCTCTTCGCCGACGGGTATCCGTCGGTGAGAGTTCAATCTGGTCCTGACCACGTGAAGCCGTGCAATTGAACGCCCATGTCAGGGTGTGCAGTTGGTTGGCTGTCAGGTGCCGTCCAGACGGAATGTATTGACGCATGACGGTCGACAAGAGTTCAGATAACGCCCCCCGGGAACTGCAAGCCGAAGGCGTTGAAGCGCCGGTACGTGCTGCGACACCACAGGTAACGCCTGATACGCCGCCGGCACCTGAGGCCAAATCCGACCCCCTTTTTGTCACCCTTCAATATCTTGCCCGCCGTTGGGGCCGCCCGATATCGCGGGATGTGCTGGTTGCCGGGTTGCCACTGGAAGACGGCAAACTGACCATGGCCCTGCTCCCGCGCGCACTTGAGCGGATCGGGCTTCTCGCAAGGGAACAACAGGCAGTGTTGCGCGACCTGGCTGATTTTGACATGCCGGCGCTTGTTGCGAGTGAAGCCGGGCAATTGCTTGTGATCATCGGCCGGACGGGGCCGGATGCCCTCAAATGCTTCAATCCTCATACCGGCAAAGAGCAGGTCATTCAAACCGATGACGGGGAATGGCGTAACCGGCACAAGCTGATGATCATCAAACCTGCGCCCGGCGGTCGGGCCCAGGCTTTTGACGGGATTGACCGGGGGGCCGTTAAACAGCGGCACTGGCTGCGCGCGGCACTGGCCGGGCACGAGAAAAGCCTCACAATGGTGATGCTGGCGGCGACATTCATCAACGTATTCGCGGTGGCCATGCCATTGTTCACGCTGAATGTTTATGACCGCGTGCTGCCGAACAAGGCGGTCTCAACACTCTGGGTTCTGGCGATTGGCCTGTTGACCGTTTTCGTATTCGATTTTTTGCTCAAGGTCGCTCGCGGCGCGATTATCGACTATGCGGGGCGCCGCATTGATTTCCGGCTCTCGGCCACCTTGTTTGACCGGGTCATCAACAGCACGGTTTCCGCGCGGCCAAGCTCTACCGGCGCATTTGTGAACCGCATCGTCCAGTATGAAGTGCTGCGCGACTTCTTCACCTCCCACACAGTGGTCATGTTTATCGACATCCTGTTTATGGGCGTTTTTGTTTATGTCATTGCCTCGCTGATTGGATGGGTGGTTATCTTCCCGGTGCTGGGCGCATTGATCGCCATTGTCGCAACCATTCTTATCGGCATGCGCTCGGGAGCCGCGGTCAAATCGGCATTGCAGGAATCCTCAAGCCGCAATGCCATTCTGGTGGAAGCGCTTTCGGCAACGCAAACGGTCAAGGCCACGCGGTCGGAAGGCCAGTTTCAGCGGAAATGGGAGGCCACCATCCTGGCCTCGTCCGACACCCAGAGCAAGATCAAATGGTATCAATCCTTGGCCGGGCAGATCACCGGAATCGTCAGCCAGATTTCCACCGTGGGCATTATCATCGGCGGCACCTACAGCTTTTCCGAGGGCAATATCACCATGGGTGCGATTATCGCCTCAATGATGCTGTCCTCGCGGATCATTGCGCCAATCGGCCAGATTTCTGCGGCATTGCTGCGCACACGGTCGGCAATCGAGGCCTACCAGTCGCTCGATGAAATCATGCAATTGCCTGACGAACGCACCGTACGCAGCAATTTTGTAACCCGTGAGATTTCCGCTGGTAATATCGACTTCCAGAAAGTGCGGTTTGCCTATCCCGGCATCGAACATTATGTGCTCGACCAGATTTCGTTTTCGATCAAGGCGGGCGAAAAGGTCGGCATTATCGGGCGTATCGGCTCTGGAAAAACCACACTCGGCCGCCTCATGGTCAATTTCTATGAAGCCAGCGAGGGCGAAATCCTCATTGATGGCGTTGCCATCAAACAATACCACCCGGCTGAACTGCGCCGTCAGGTGGGGCTGGTTTTGCAAGATCCGGAACTGTTCAACGGCACGGTGAAAGAGAACATTCTGCTGTCCGACCCCGAGGCCGACGACGCGCGCCTGTTGGAGATTGCCCGGCGCACCGGGGTTGAGGAATTTGTATCGCGGCACCCATTGGGCTTTGACATGCCGGTCGGTGAGCGCGGGGTGCTGCTATCGGGCGGGCAACGCCAGGCCATTGCGCTTGCCCGCACCATGCTGACAAATCCAAAAATCCTGTTTCTCGATGAACCTTCCAGTTCCATGGACATGGCCACAGAACGCCAGCTCATCGGCAATCTGAGCCGCAGCCTTGCGCCCGAGCACACGGTCTTGATCGCGACACACAGGTTCAGCCTGCTTAATCTGGTCAACCGTCTGATTGTTCTCGACAATGGGCGCATTGCGGCTGACGGGCCACGCGACGCCGTGCTGGCCCAGTTGCGCGCTGCCGGCGGCGGAGACGCACAATGAGCGAGGAACAGGACAACAAGGGCACGCAATTTTCGCTGGGGCCGGACCGCCCCCCGCGCCACTGGCTTTATATCATCATTATTATCTGCGCCTTTCTGGCAGCGGCATTGCTCTGGTCATCCAACGCGCAGATCGATGAATTAAGCCGCGCTGAAGGCCGGGTGATCCCCACGACCAAGACCCAGGTCATCCAGAGCGCTGAAGCTGGCGTTGTGGCAGAAATTCTGGTGCGGACCGGACAACAGGTCAAAAAAGGCCAGCAGCTTATCCGGCTCGATGACACCACCACCACGTCGTCCGCGGGTGAGGTGGAAGCCCGTGTGCGTGCGCTTCAGGCTCAGGTCGCGCGGCTGCGTATTGAATATGAAGGCCGCTCGGCCGATGGCTATGTCTGCCCGGACGAGGTCAAGGCCGTGGCGCCAGCCGTATGTGTGAATGAGGCCAGCCTGCTTGAGGCGCGCAACCTGACCCTTGCGCAAAGCAAACTGGTTTTGCAGCAACGGGTTGAGCAAAGGCAACGCGAGCTGAACGAGGCTGAAACGAACAAGGTGCGGCTGGAAGAAGCGTTGCGTCTGTCGCAGGAAAGCCTGGCGCTGATTGAACCACTGGCTGCCAAGAAACTGGTGTCGCAGACAGAAATGATCGCCGCCCAGCGGGATTTCAGCGAGAGCATGGGGCAACGCGATGCGGTGATCCAGTCCATCGGCCGGCTGAAAGCTGCTCTTTCTGAAGCCGAATTGCAGGCACAGCAGGCCGATTTGCAGTTTCGTCAGGACGCGTTGACTGACATGACGCTGAGGCTCGCCGAACTCTCAAGCGCTGAAGAAGCATTGCGCGGCGCCAGCGACCGGGTGAGCCGCACCGATATCCGTTCGCCGGTAGATGGTATTGTGAACGAGATCGCCGTCAATACGATTGGCGGTTTTGTTACCCCCGGCGAACGCCTGATCGATATTGTGCCGGTGGAAGACACACTGCTGATAGAAGCGCGGCTGAAACCCTCGGACGTTGCCTTTGTCTTGCCGGGCCAACCCGCCCTTATCAAGTTCACAGCCTATGACTTCTCAATTTTTGGCGGGCTTGAGGGCGAAGTTGCCAATGTTTCAGCTGACAGCATTGTCGACCCCAATACGCGGGAAGCCTATTATGTGGTGCTGATCAAAACCGGCGACTCCCTGCTCCATTACAAGAACCAGGAATTGCCGATCCTGCCCGGCATGGTGGCCACCGTCGAAATCATGACGGGCCGCAAGACCATTCTCCAGTTCCTGCTCAAGCCGATAAACAAGGCGCGGAGCGAGGCCCTTCGTGAGCGCTGAGGAACCCATCGACCTGGCAACCCGGCTTCTGGCGGAAGCAGATGATGATCTGACGCCGGAATTCAAGGTTATTCTGGTGGGGCAGAAGCGCTGCGGCGTGCGGCTGGAGCGGCTTTACTGGCGGCTTCTGGAAGAGATTGCGGAACGTCAGGGACAAAAGCGCTCGCGCTTTATCGCCTCAATTATTGAAACACATGGCGCGGGTGCGGCGAATATTGCCAGTGTTTTGCGGGCCGTTGTCGTCAAGGCCCAGGATGAAGAACGGCGACGGCTGGGTGCGCTGAGCACGCCGGGCCATGTCATTGGCCTTTTGCAGCAGGCACCGATCCCCGCTTTTGCCATCAACCGGCAAAAAAAGCTGTTGCAGGTCAATCCGGAATTCATCCAGCTCTTGCGTATTCTGGGCGGCAATTTAAGCGAGAATATTTCCGCCGATGTGATACAATTGACGCTGGATACGCCGACAGAAGACCTTTTTTCAGCTTTGCAGTCGTCCAGCTCAACACTTTGTAATTATAATATTCGGCTGGACACAAAGCAGCGCCGGGGCCGCACCAAGATTGTTGCTGTGCCTCCCGCGCCCTACTCGACGCTCAACGGATATATCGTTTCTTAATCGGATCACATCTTGGCCAGCACGTTCAGTTTAAAACGACCAAAGGGATTTACCGGCATTGCAGTGGCCATGCTGTTGATGCTTGTTGCCGGCTGCACATCTGGCGGCATGTTGAGCCAGAGCGCGCGCGCACCGGGAACCGAGACGCCGGCTGCAGACCAGGTTGGCGAAGGTTTGCAGGTTATCGGCATGCTGGTTGGCGATGAAGACGGCAGCCTTTCGGACGGCGTGGCCAACAGTGCCTATCGGGCCGGCAAGCTGGCAGCGACGACGCTGACAGGCACGCCGGTGACGCTGGTGATCCGCCGTTATGAGCGCAATGCCTCCTCCGTGAAAAAGGTTGCCGCTGATCTGGTGGCTGCCGGCGCAACCATTATTATCGGCCCTGATGATGCCCAGGGTGCCGCAACACTGGCTGATCTGCTCAAGGGCAAGGAAATCCCGATATTGTCGCTTGCGCGCGGCGCTGACCCTGCGGCTGGGATTTATGCGGCCGGGCTGTCGCTGGACGAAGAAATTGCAGCAACCATTGGGGAGATGCAAAAGCGGCGCCATGGCACGATCCTGATTGTTCGCACCGGCGATAGTGCCAGCGCTGCCTATGCCAGCGCATTAAGCGCTGCTGCGGGGGCTGCCGGCATTGCGGCCTCTGAGGTGGACTTTACGGATGCCGCGGCCGGACTTGCCCAACTCCGGCAACTTGCCGCAACCGGCAAAGGCGTGCCGAACGCAGTGGTGTTTGCCACAAGCCAGGGCCGCGCCGCGCCGGTTATCACCGAATTGCGCAATGAGGCGGCTTATGCCGCCATCGATATGGTGGGAAACAGCAGCTGGGATTTGTCACAGCATCCGCTGCCCCAGACAGGGCCGGTTTGGCACCCTTCCCTTTCCGGCAACAATCTTGCCAGCTTCAGCGAGAAGTTCTTTGCCGCGAACAGCCAGCGCCCCACCCTGCGCAGCGCGATTGCCTATGATCTGGTGATCATGGCAGGTGCTTTGCCGCAACTGGCACCCGACGATCCCTACCATCCCGAAATTCTGGGGAATGAGCAGGGCTTCAAGGGCATGACCGGCGGTTTCCGGTTTGATGAAAACGGCGTTGCCCGGCGAATCTACGTCATTAATAACATTAAGTAACATCCCGCCTTACACACCCTATTGTTAATTACGGCGGCCAAATCCGGCCGCCGTTGCTATATTCTGGTATGCATCCCTGTTAGGGTTAAGGAAGTATTGCCATGTACATGCATACATAGTTATGCATTTTCTCACCTCATCCCGTTGTTTGTACGTTAAGCGGGCTATACAGAGTTAAATAATATTTAATTCTTTATATTGTGAGGATGCCATGGCTATTCAGGATGATTTTGAAACTCGCGGTGTGCCGGCTGAGTTTGGCGCTGACGAGACAATCTCCGTAGATCCCATCCAGGTTGCCCAGATCGACACCACCACGCCGACAGCGCCCGCTGGTGTCGATGCGCCCCGATTGATCGAGATCGCGCTTGAGGATGGATCGATTGCGCGGCTTCCTGCCGGCGCCGACATCTCCCGGCCACAGCTTAACGGCACCGACCTTCAGTTCGTCCAGCCGGATGGTTCTGTCATTGTGATTGCGAATGGCGCGGTACAGGGCCTGACCCTGTTCATCGGCGACATCGAAATCCCCGCACAGACCGTTGCAGCGCTGTTCGAAACCAATGGTATTGAAACCGCTGCCGGGCCTGACGGCAATTCTGGCGCCGATGGTGCCTCGGGCAGCTTCCGTGATCCCGGCCCGCAGAGCGTTGGCGACGGCATCGATTACGGCAACCTGCTCGGCAACGAGTTTTTGAGTGACGGTGGCCCGGGCGCTTTCGAATTGCAGCAGGAAAACCTTGCGCCGGTCATTATATCGGCCATTGGTGGACGTCTTTCCGAAGAAGGCCTGAGCAATGGTATTGCCGATAATGACGGGTCTGACGATGGCAGCAATAGCAGCATTTTGACCGGCCGGATCGTTGCATCCGACGAAGGCCCGCTGACCTTCAGCTTTGGTGTTCCCGCGGGCACATTCACCTCGGGCGGCGTGGCCATCACCTGGGTCGCGACCGGCGGCACGCTGGTGGGCAGCGCCGGTGGCGCGACCGTTTTGACGGCGACCATCAATTCGGCTGGCGAATACACAATCGTGCTGTCCGCACCGCTTGATCACCCGATCGCCAATGTCGAGGACGAACTGGCAATCAATCTGCCCGTGACCGTCACTGACACAGGCGGCCTCTCTGCCTCGACGACGCTTGAAATCATCGTCGAGGATGACAGCCCCGTCACCTCAACGGCCGACACGGGCACTGTTGAAGATGAATCAACGGGCTTTTATCTCACCAATGAATTTGATGGCCTGTCGGCCACGGTTTCCGACGTCTCCCTCAATATCAATTGGGGCGCCGACGATTTTGACAATGAAGCGCTGACCGGCAATGGCAACCGCTCGGTTGCGTTCACAAATGACAGTGTTGTTGTTTCGGGCGCCTTTGACACAGCGCTGACCTCTGGCGGCGAGCCCGTCTCCTACACCGTTCTCTCGACCGGCGAACTGGTTGGCTATACCGGCAGCACAGTCCCGACTGGCACCGGCGATTCCGGCGTTGTATTCTTCGCAAGCCTTTCGGACGACGCCAACGGTTCCTATTCGTTCACACTGGTGAAGCCGCTCGACCATGAAGACGACGGCAATAATGACGAAAACGACCTGTCACTGACCTTCAACTACACCGCCACGGACAGTGATGGTGACAGTGTTGGCGGGACGTTCACCGTCAATGTGCAGGACGATACGCCCATTGCAATCGGCACGATCATTGACCGTTATGTCGAGGAAGAAGAACTCTCTGGCGGCAATGAGGATGACGTACCCGGTGGTTTGGCTCCGGATGCCGATGGGAACTATCCGTTTGTAGGTCATCTCAATTTGACGACAGACAAGGCTGGTGCCTCCCTCAACATTCTCTGGGGTGGGGATAACGGCAACTCCAATGGCGACAGCGGCTTTACCGGCACACAGATTGCCGGCGACCGTTCGGTGGTTTTTGCAACCTCCAACAGTGTGGCACCCGTGGTCATCACCGCGGCAGAAGCTGCAGCCTTCCTCACCGTTACCGGTGGCAATGGCGGCATCAGCCTGGCTGACCTCACCTCTGGTGGTGAAAGCCTCGTTTATGCCCTGTCGAACAATGGCTCGGCTCTGACAGCCACGACAGCAAGCGGCGCGCCTGTGTTCACCGTCACGCTTTCCGATATCGCCAGCGGCTTCTACAGCTTCGATCTTGACGGGGTGCTCGATCACCCGGTCACAGGCAACAGCCCCAGCGACGAGGACGTGCTCTCCTTCAACTTCACCTTCACAGCACGTGATGGTGATGGCGACGCCACAACGGCAGGTTTCACTGTCAAAGTGATCGACGACAGCCCGGTGATTGACACGTCCTTGATCACGACAGGTACTGTCGAGGAAGAACAATCCCAGGTTGCCGGTCCAGGCAACGAAGACAATGACGGGGTTGGTGACGCGGATTACACGAGCTATTTTCTTGGTTTCATTCCGATCTCGCATAACAACGAGACCACGCATCTGACGGGTGGTTCCCTGGGGATCCGGTGGGGCGCGGACAATGCCAATGACGGCAATGGCCAGCCCGGCGACCGTTCGGTTGCCTTCGGTCCGGATGCGATTGACAATCTTTTGGC carries:
- a CDS encoding TolC family protein — protein: MTTALMSPSLSYALSLKDAVGVAMETNPEIGQAVQNREATEFELKQALGLYMPRVDLEASTGIQRLDNSSRRGAGIENDPLYPTEIGVVATYDILDGGFRESEAHRQAARIDSASFRVLERSELTALEVARLYFEILLQGQIVELARENLSFHESTLGNVSDAITNGQLTEADRQQATERRAAAKASVLQAQEALEAAKIGFEKQVGAKFTRAALPSRVGRYLPPSLSRAIEVARQNNPRVRIASADLDAAAAMVDQASGARGPKLSLEGRAKVGSDISGTATYTTDLQGRLVLRWNIFDGGIKDAKVQENIRRESEAMYAQKQAGREVDEAVRVSWDRIHKQGALAAQYNEQLSASNGLVSSYREQFTIGQRSLLDVLDAQNTRYNVQVLARTASYSARFAEYRLMAATGTLLSYLGLAGPEQATAYAREMLHTPSAADAPPRDVKPIDFKSPLDLTAFVK
- a CDS encoding asparaginase: MQANPVLAEVVRGNWIENIHRGAYCVADSSGKVIASSGDIERAIFPRSAIKSMQALALFQSGAVEKFGLDDEAIALACASHDGEPGHVAGVQRMLDKIGCTIEDLECGAHAPTNPDARKALFASGEKPTAIVNNCSGKHAGMLAVAKALDVPIENYTSRDHAVQQLVRAGVEEVIGESLTTDRCGTDGCSIPTWAAPIRAFAQGFARMNAGTGLCPEIASASQRIFAAASNNPFLVRGSDTLDTNVMTAFEGRLMLKIGAEGVFCGAVRDSGLGFALKIDDGNMKAAEVVVSALLLAIAHPNEAERAELEKQAGHRMFNWRKLEVGKVTATDAAYPLI
- a CDS encoding TIGR03808 family TAT-translocated repetitive protein, with the protein product MVGRPVSALAQAGLDGRDLALMPDSGTDQSAAVQLAVNTAAERGLPLMLPGGNYIASNIVLPSNLKLSGVPGATVLHAVGNAPILTGDGQQDIIIEDISFRGTSAAADPADLLQFRAISNLHLSRLDLQKAGSNGIYAEICQGMIVDCSLSGFGRSAIHVQNSIDMTLAHNTIRDCANGGIRVWRYENGRDGTLVTGNNISGIGSQSGNGQNGNGINIFRADDVIVAENNITDCAFSAIRANSTNNALIQGNICTHSQEVAIFSEFAFTGSIVSGNLIDEAAQGISITNFDSGGRLAVVSDNIVRNIWPSSPTNPDTSPVGIFAEADTAISGNVVENVPGFGILAGWGPYLRNVLVSNNIVRETEAGIGVSVAEGAGTARIAGNLISDAKQAAIIGMAWRDPVGTDLSTKPDQFPQVSVAGNTVS
- a CDS encoding SH3 domain-containing protein, with protein sequence MKPHHERLLVATLAGMIIVSAAAFAITPASAAGYNVDQKAQVTGVAWWDQLNIRKWPAAYSKKTGALKPKTWVWVERCVKVENASDWCKVERNHQQGWVNARYLTLHNPYTD
- a CDS encoding NAD-dependent epimerase/dehydratase family protein; translated protein: MPKVVVTGGYGKLGRACVRDLMAHGYDVLNIDIAGPRDQQSPFVRVDLTDYGQVYAALSGGIDEHPGPVDAVVHLAAIPAPGMNPNAAIFKNNVPSSYNVFEAARRAGIKNVVFASSETVLGLPFDTPPPYVPVDEEYFPRPESAYSLGKLLDETMAAQYCRWDPALKMAGLRFSNVMDPEDYAAFPDFDKDAHLRKWNLWAYIDARDGAQCIRRALETDFTGFEAFIVANADGVMTRPNADLMAEVFPDVPAKRPLDPHETLLSIDKARRMLGYQPEHSWRSET